Proteins from a genomic interval of Bremerella sp. JC817:
- a CDS encoding Hsp70 family protein — MSIVQATSAATTGDLEELPSRYLVGIDLGTTNSAVTFLDTHKPDAAIETFLVPQVIAPGQIEARTTLPSFHYQAASGEFATDALKLPWSKSDESNMVGTFARDHGTSVPGRMINSAKSWLSHSGVDRTAALLPWHGTADVDKLSPVEVSSRYLKHVRAAWNHAHKSEPLEKQDIVLTLPASFDEIARELTVEAAKQAGLKRVVLIEEPQAAFYDWLAKHSDSWQQQVEPGQTILVCDIGGGTSDFTLIRARAGEENLVQFHRVAVGEHLILGGDNLDLALAHYLEQKLSPNEKLPADRWSILVRRCRQIKETFLGPEAPASQTVSLPALGSKLIGGALQCEVTQAEVHQVLAEGFLPECGLNETPQTRTSGFQEFGLPYAPDAAITRWLAYFLRTHHEVIEPEHRHASGAVRPDLVLLNGGFFESPVLKQRLLDVLTGWFASQDPGWKPILLENQHLDLAVARGAAYYGQVRRGTGVKITANLARTYYIGVGGGESPEAMCLLPATTEPGQEIDLNQTFQLRVSEPVEFPLFVSSTRLIDTPGQLVPIDPQQIKSLPPIRTVLRARRRAEAETIPVHLHARLTEIGTIELWCAEVGTDRKWRLQFDIRSATQTDIAAHQSAKEAEGMLDESQWNGAETLLEETFAASAPRKPQPLMKDLDAALEMPRDAWPTSLLRRMWEQLMDLETGRTKGPTHESRWLNLAGYCLRPGYGLALDDWRVSETWKLLQGKVVHNDDNCRNQSLILWRRIAGGLNRGQQLALAEPLLVATRAMHKRMNSGGGGGNASTTFTPQQAIEAWRLLGSLELLGAQEKTEIGRMLVDLLGKKKLEPARGAMAWAIGRLGTRVPVYGPLNTLVPKEIAGQWLDAIYRQKTSDRADLLAVMQLARRTDDRYRDLPEKVRTEAAQWLQSNQAPEHWVRIVREGGQLDEEEQSQIFGESLPTGLVLMR, encoded by the coding sequence ATGTCTATCGTTCAAGCCACCTCCGCCGCCACAACAGGCGATCTGGAGGAACTCCCCAGTCGCTATCTCGTGGGCATCGACCTCGGCACGACCAATTCGGCCGTCACGTTTCTTGATACCCACAAGCCAGACGCCGCGATCGAGACCTTCCTCGTTCCCCAGGTCATCGCCCCTGGGCAGATCGAAGCGCGGACCACGCTGCCGTCGTTTCACTATCAGGCCGCCAGCGGCGAATTCGCGACCGATGCGTTGAAGCTGCCGTGGAGCAAATCGGACGAGTCGAACATGGTCGGCACGTTTGCCCGCGATCATGGAACGAGCGTCCCCGGACGCATGATCAACTCGGCGAAAAGCTGGCTTTCCCACTCCGGTGTCGATCGAACCGCGGCATTGCTCCCTTGGCATGGCACCGCCGATGTCGACAAGCTTTCGCCGGTCGAAGTGAGTAGCCGGTATCTGAAGCATGTTCGAGCGGCCTGGAATCATGCCCACAAGAGCGAACCGCTCGAAAAGCAAGACATCGTCCTGACGCTGCCTGCCTCGTTCGACGAGATCGCTCGCGAGCTGACGGTTGAAGCAGCGAAGCAGGCTGGCCTCAAGCGTGTGGTGCTGATCGAAGAACCACAAGCCGCGTTCTACGACTGGCTCGCCAAGCATTCCGATAGTTGGCAACAGCAAGTCGAGCCAGGCCAGACGATCCTGGTCTGCGACATCGGTGGCGGTACCAGCGACTTCACGCTGATCCGTGCCCGGGCCGGCGAAGAGAACCTGGTCCAGTTTCATCGCGTCGCCGTCGGCGAACATTTGATCCTGGGGGGCGACAACCTCGACCTCGCTCTGGCACACTACCTCGAACAAAAGCTCTCGCCGAACGAAAAGCTCCCGGCCGATCGCTGGTCGATTCTCGTCCGGCGTTGCCGCCAGATAAAAGAGACTTTCCTCGGTCCCGAGGCACCTGCTTCGCAAACGGTTAGCCTGCCGGCATTGGGATCGAAACTGATCGGTGGGGCTCTGCAGTGCGAAGTCACCCAGGCCGAAGTTCACCAGGTTCTAGCCGAAGGCTTTCTGCCGGAGTGTGGCCTCAACGAAACACCGCAGACGCGGACCTCAGGCTTTCAGGAGTTTGGCCTGCCGTATGCCCCTGATGCCGCGATCACGCGCTGGCTGGCCTACTTCCTGCGAACCCATCATGAGGTGATCGAACCAGAACATCGCCACGCCAGCGGAGCCGTTCGGCCTGACCTGGTGCTGCTCAATGGCGGGTTCTTCGAGTCCCCCGTTTTGAAGCAGCGTCTGCTAGACGTGCTGACCGGCTGGTTTGCTTCGCAAGATCCTGGCTGGAAACCGATCTTGCTCGAGAATCAACATCTCGACCTGGCGGTGGCCCGTGGGGCAGCCTATTACGGACAAGTCCGTCGTGGGACTGGCGTCAAAATCACAGCCAATCTCGCACGAACCTATTACATCGGTGTAGGTGGTGGCGAGTCGCCCGAAGCAATGTGCCTTCTGCCGGCGACGACGGAACCCGGTCAAGAAATCGATCTCAATCAGACGTTTCAGCTTCGCGTCTCCGAGCCAGTCGAGTTCCCGCTGTTTGTCTCAAGTACACGCTTGATCGACACGCCAGGGCAACTGGTGCCGATCGATCCGCAGCAAATCAAATCGCTCCCTCCCATTCGCACGGTGCTGCGTGCCCGTCGTCGCGCCGAGGCGGAAACCATTCCGGTTCATCTGCATGCCCGGCTGACCGAGATCGGCACGATCGAGCTTTGGTGTGCGGAAGTCGGAACCGATCGCAAGTGGCGACTTCAATTCGACATCCGTAGTGCCACGCAAACCGACATCGCGGCCCATCAATCGGCCAAAGAAGCGGAAGGGATGCTCGACGAATCGCAGTGGAACGGGGCCGAAACGCTGCTGGAAGAAACCTTCGCGGCCAGCGCCCCCCGCAAGCCCCAGCCGTTGATGAAAGATCTGGACGCGGCACTCGAAATGCCTCGCGACGCATGGCCGACTTCGCTGCTGCGGCGGATGTGGGAACAACTGATGGACCTGGAAACAGGTCGCACGAAGGGCCCCACGCACGAGTCGCGTTGGCTGAACCTTGCCGGATACTGCCTTCGACCTGGGTACGGCTTAGCACTGGACGACTGGCGTGTTTCCGAGACTTGGAAACTGCTGCAAGGCAAAGTGGTTCATAACGACGACAACTGCCGAAATCAGTCATTGATCTTGTGGCGAAGAATCGCCGGCGGATTGAATCGCGGGCAACAGCTTGCCTTGGCCGAGCCGCTGCTGGTAGCGACCCGGGCGATGCATAAACGCATGAATAGTGGCGGCGGAGGCGGCAACGCGTCGACCACCTTCACCCCGCAACAAGCGATCGAAGCCTGGCGACTTTTGGGCAGCCTTGAACTGCTGGGGGCACAAGAGAAGACCGAGATCGGGCGGATGCTGGTCGACCTACTCGGCAAGAAGAAGCTGGAACCGGCCCGAGGAGCGATGGCGTGGGCGATTGGCCGGTTGGGAACGCGGGTGCCGGTGTATGGCCCGCTCAATACGCTAGTCCCAAAAGAGATCGCCGGGCAATGGCTTGATGCGATCTACCGTCAGAAGACCAGCGATCGCGCCGACTTGTTGGCGGTCATGCAGTTGGCCCGCCGCACCGATGACCGCTACCGCGATCTTCCAGAGAAGGTCCGTACCGAAGCCGCTCAGTGGCTCCAGTCGAATCAGGCCCCAGAGCACTGGGTTCGCATCGTCCGCGAAGGAGGCCAACTCGACGAAGAAGAGCAATCACAAATCTTCGGCGAAAGCCTGCCAACCGGTTTGGTGCTGATGCGTTAA
- a CDS encoding MFS transporter, translating into MATDAASIEAASLRHDPLVRATPFFYGWVMLGVAMLTQYCTSPGQTYGVALFNKHIATTLATTAFLQEHPGQEVVLTKDLINQEIVTVTTAYLWGTILAAFPVPWIGALADKWGLRKTVTLVIVLFGLACMLMSQVQDFYSLFIAFLAIRTLGQGSLTLLATNTADMWFQRKLGFANGIRNLSAPIAFGTFPIITIALINWLGWQHAYFALGIGIWVVMFPVLVFVFRNHPEEIGQLPDGEKRIPRKEGEAEPIRPGFLLPQLSLGDALQTRAFWIVLSFMTMWGMIGTALMFMVVPYVESRGLTEEDTQVIFWTMAVSMACCQFLGGILADYFKLHYLLVIGSMLLGVGVLVYMSIDSVMMAGVYGLTFGIAQGVASAGSNSLLARYYGRAHLGKIKGFQMMTIVAGSAAGPYLLSKSKEVFGAYDYALWMFATMLVVQGVACFFATPPAARSEVAEPTPHSHLPNVKHGTAPFAGSSSGDQPQPVVQAAD; encoded by the coding sequence ATGGCCACCGACGCCGCCTCGATCGAGGCAGCTTCTTTGCGACACGACCCGTTAGTGCGGGCAACACCATTCTTCTATGGCTGGGTCATGCTGGGAGTCGCGATGCTGACGCAGTATTGCACCAGCCCTGGTCAGACATACGGGGTCGCTCTGTTTAATAAACATATCGCCACCACCCTGGCGACGACGGCCTTCCTGCAGGAGCATCCTGGTCAGGAAGTGGTGCTGACCAAAGACCTGATCAACCAGGAAATTGTCACCGTCACCACTGCCTACCTTTGGGGAACCATCCTGGCTGCCTTTCCGGTGCCCTGGATCGGAGCACTCGCCGATAAGTGGGGACTCCGCAAGACGGTGACGCTGGTGATCGTCTTGTTCGGACTGGCGTGCATGTTGATGTCGCAGGTCCAAGACTTTTATTCGCTGTTCATTGCCTTTCTGGCGATCCGCACGTTGGGGCAAGGCTCGCTGACGCTTCTGGCGACCAACACGGCCGACATGTGGTTCCAGCGCAAGCTTGGTTTCGCCAATGGAATTCGGAACCTGTCGGCGCCGATCGCCTTTGGTACGTTCCCGATCATCACGATTGCCTTGATCAACTGGCTGGGGTGGCAACATGCCTACTTCGCCCTGGGGATCGGGATCTGGGTGGTGATGTTCCCGGTTTTGGTGTTTGTCTTCCGAAACCATCCGGAAGAGATCGGCCAATTGCCCGACGGCGAGAAACGAATTCCACGGAAAGAAGGAGAAGCCGAGCCCATCAGACCAGGCTTCCTGCTGCCTCAGTTGAGTCTGGGCGATGCCCTGCAAACGCGGGCCTTCTGGATCGTGCTTTCGTTCATGACGATGTGGGGCATGATCGGCACCGCGCTGATGTTTATGGTGGTGCCTTACGTCGAGAGCCGCGGTTTGACCGAAGAAGACACGCAGGTCATCTTCTGGACGATGGCGGTCAGCATGGCGTGCTGTCAGTTTTTGGGTGGCATCCTGGCCGACTACTTCAAGCTGCATTACTTGCTGGTGATTGGCTCGATGCTGCTGGGGGTCGGAGTGTTGGTCTATATGTCGATCGACTCGGTGATGATGGCAGGCGTTTATGGTCTGACGTTTGGGATCGCCCAAGGGGTTGCGTCGGCTGGGTCGAACTCGCTGCTGGCTCGTTATTACGGACGAGCCCACCTGGGCAAGATCAAGGGCTTCCAGATGATGACCATCGTCGCGGGGAGTGCCGCGGGTCCGTACCTGCTGAGCAAGAGCAAGGAAGTTTTCGGGGCCTATGACTATGCCTTGTGGATGTTTGCTACGATGTTGGTGGTTCAAGGCGTCGCATGCTTCTTCGCGACCCCGCCGGCCGCACGTAGCGAAGTGGCGGAACCGACACCGCATTCCCATCTACCCAACGTAAAACATGGCACGGCTCCATTTGCGGGGTCTTCCTCCGGGGACCAACCGCAACCAGTTGTTCAAGCTGCTGATTGA
- a CDS encoding Hsp70 family protein, producing the protein MTAKYVVGIDLGTTNSVVAYSDLEAESPVVELLEIPQLVAPSTLENRKSLPSFLYLATEADQEGGKLGLPWTDQQNYAAGEWARRQSAETPDRTVGGAKSWLSHHKVDRQGPILPWNAPEEVGKVSPVEASRRYLQHLVAAWNDAHPEHPLAQQAVVLTVPASFDASARELTREAAVGAGLPDAFTLLEEPQAAVYSWLGHMGDQWRKVLKVGDKLLVCDVGGGTTDLTLITVEEEHGELVLKRMAVGNHLLVGGDNMDLTLAFHVSELFKEKNVTLDPWQSVSLWHSCRAAKEQLLSDEGPEKHPVSILGRGSKLIAKTVSVDVEREPIKQMLLEGFFPQCSGTDKPQRGFVSGFQELGLPFESDPAITRHLAEFLAVHAEKTGSAIQPTHVLFNGGVFKSQPFQDRLMETIGSWQTDGPPKRLEGTHDLDYAVARGATFYGWAKEKGGIRIRGGTAQAYYVGIQTSGLAIPGAPRPLHLLNVVPIGMEEGTETDVPSAEVGLVVGETTKFRFFSSPVRKEDQPGQMVTRWDEAEISETDSMEAALPRDDKINEPYVPVTFHSKVTELGMLELWCVSTKTDGRWKLEFNVRQED; encoded by the coding sequence ATGACCGCGAAATATGTCGTCGGGATCGACCTCGGCACCACCAATAGCGTCGTTGCGTACTCTGACCTGGAAGCGGAATCGCCAGTCGTCGAGTTGCTCGAGATTCCGCAACTAGTCGCCCCGAGCACGCTCGAAAACCGTAAGTCGCTTCCATCGTTTCTGTACCTCGCCACCGAGGCCGATCAGGAAGGTGGCAAGCTCGGACTCCCTTGGACCGATCAACAGAACTATGCCGCCGGCGAGTGGGCGCGACGTCAGTCGGCCGAAACGCCTGATCGAACGGTCGGCGGGGCGAAGAGCTGGCTTTCGCATCATAAGGTCGACCGACAAGGCCCAATCTTGCCTTGGAACGCCCCGGAAGAAGTCGGCAAGGTTTCGCCCGTCGAAGCCTCGCGGCGCTACTTACAACACCTTGTAGCGGCCTGGAACGATGCCCATCCAGAACATCCGTTGGCCCAACAAGCAGTCGTGCTAACGGTTCCGGCGTCGTTCGATGCCAGCGCCCGCGAACTGACGCGCGAAGCAGCCGTCGGCGCCGGTCTGCCTGACGCGTTCACGTTGCTCGAAGAACCGCAGGCCGCGGTCTACTCGTGGCTGGGTCACATGGGAGACCAGTGGCGTAAGGTGCTGAAGGTTGGCGACAAGCTGCTGGTCTGCGACGTCGGTGGTGGTACCACCGACCTGACGCTGATCACCGTCGAAGAAGAGCACGGCGAACTGGTCCTCAAACGGATGGCGGTCGGCAATCACTTGCTGGTCGGCGGCGACAACATGGACCTGACGCTGGCCTTCCACGTGTCGGAACTGTTCAAAGAGAAGAACGTCACGCTCGATCCGTGGCAGTCGGTCTCGCTGTGGCATTCCTGCCGAGCCGCCAAAGAACAACTGCTCAGCGACGAAGGTCCCGAGAAGCACCCGGTCAGCATCCTGGGCCGAGGAAGCAAGCTGATCGCCAAGACCGTTTCGGTCGATGTCGAACGAGAACCGATCAAGCAGATGCTGCTGGAAGGCTTCTTCCCGCAGTGCTCCGGAACCGATAAACCGCAGCGTGGGTTTGTCTCAGGCTTCCAGGAACTTGGCTTGCCGTTTGAATCGGATCCTGCCATCACACGGCATCTGGCCGAGTTTCTGGCCGTTCATGCCGAGAAAACCGGCAGCGCGATCCAGCCAACGCATGTGCTGTTCAACGGGGGCGTGTTCAAGAGCCAACCGTTCCAGGACCGCTTGATGGAAACGATCGGCTCGTGGCAGACCGACGGGCCGCCGAAGCGATTGGAAGGGACCCACGATCTCGACTACGCCGTCGCACGCGGTGCGACCTTCTATGGCTGGGCGAAAGAGAAGGGTGGCATCCGCATCCGTGGTGGCACCGCTCAGGCCTACTACGTCGGCATTCAAACTTCCGGCCTGGCAATCCCCGGCGCCCCACGTCCGCTCCACCTGCTGAACGTAGTGCCGATCGGCATGGAAGAAGGTACTGAAACGGACGTCCCCAGCGCGGAAGTCGGCCTGGTGGTGGGCGAGACGACCAAGTTCCGTTTCTTCTCGTCGCCGGTTCGCAAAGAGGACCAGCCCGGGCAGATGGTGACTCGCTGGGACGAAGCAGAGATCAGCGAAACCGACAGCATGGAAGCCGCACTGCCGCGTGACGACAAGATCAACGAGCCCTACGTGCCGGTAACGTTCCATTCCAAGGTGACCGAACTTGGAATGCTGGAACTGTGGTGCGTCAGTACCAAGACCGATGGTCGCTGGAAGCTGGAGTTCAACGTCCGCCAAGAAGACTAG
- a CDS encoding AAA domain-containing protein, with translation MARLHLRGLPPGTNRNQLFKLLIEQADVPGKEIGAIDLIRRQATVQLAEDRAKRAVKTLRENLPEVDVFYEPDKIEWPPLFEKFRGWMQLEQKEEAQRLAEGHASEGSLKGLRLHEQWSALAGRVICQFRPKTQGAPLPPHRFRTGSPVLLQDVEQNQVRGLVAGVREGSIEVVTQDFLENDDDPFQIIPSDDEVTRRRMEFALKRAASATGNRLAELRDVLLGEAAPSFDSSAAMPERPRALNDSQWDAVQNALAANDVAIIHGPPGTGKTVTLAHLIRQLVDRGEKVLACAPSNLAVDNLMLRLLAHGVKAVRLGHPARVSEKLHDATLDYLARSHPDAKLADKLIRDGQARLRSAGRYTRAKPAPGERAALRDEARGMFDDAQRIQRQTLDQILSGADVLCVTLTGVDDDLLAGRQFSTVVIDEACQAVEPACWIPLARADKVILAGDHCQLPPTILSQQAASEGFAESMQERIVRQVPATARLLARQYRMHGTIMQFSSDEFYEGQLEADDSVAEHDLQPMLSDAVYLDPKPWQFYDTAGADFQEEEDETSSSRLNDAEARFVARKAQQLIEAGIAPADISVISPYAAQVQRLRNLLPAGVEADTVDGFQGRENEAVLISLVRSNTSGEIGFLLDTRRMNVALTRARRKLIVLGDSSTIGGNSFYERFLQYTELIDGYHSVWEEME, from the coding sequence ATGGCACGGCTCCATTTGCGGGGTCTTCCTCCGGGGACCAACCGCAACCAGTTGTTCAAGCTGCTGATTGAGCAGGCAGACGTACCCGGTAAAGAAATCGGCGCGATCGATCTGATCCGCCGCCAGGCCACGGTGCAGTTGGCGGAAGATCGAGCGAAGCGAGCCGTCAAGACGCTTCGCGAAAACCTGCCGGAAGTCGACGTCTTCTACGAGCCTGACAAGATCGAATGGCCGCCGCTGTTCGAGAAGTTTCGTGGCTGGATGCAACTCGAGCAGAAAGAAGAAGCTCAGCGTCTCGCGGAAGGTCATGCCAGCGAAGGCTCGCTCAAAGGGCTTCGTCTGCACGAGCAATGGTCTGCCCTGGCCGGCCGCGTGATCTGCCAGTTTCGCCCCAAGACTCAAGGGGCCCCGCTGCCGCCGCATCGCTTCCGGACCGGTTCGCCTGTCTTGCTGCAAGATGTCGAACAGAATCAGGTTCGCGGCTTGGTCGCTGGCGTGCGCGAAGGTTCGATCGAGGTTGTCACGCAGGACTTCCTGGAGAACGACGACGATCCATTCCAGATCATCCCCAGCGACGACGAAGTCACACGGCGCCGCATGGAGTTCGCTTTGAAGCGGGCCGCCAGCGCGACGGGCAATCGCCTGGCCGAGCTGCGCGATGTGTTGCTCGGAGAGGCCGCGCCAAGCTTTGATTCATCGGCCGCGATGCCAGAACGTCCGCGGGCATTGAATGATTCGCAGTGGGATGCGGTACAGAACGCTCTGGCAGCGAACGACGTCGCCATCATCCATGGCCCGCCAGGCACCGGAAAGACGGTCACGCTGGCGCATTTGATTCGCCAACTGGTCGACCGGGGCGAGAAAGTCCTGGCGTGTGCCCCCAGCAACCTGGCGGTCGACAACTTGATGCTGCGGCTGCTGGCTCACGGCGTGAAGGCGGTGCGTCTTGGGCATCCCGCGCGAGTCTCAGAGAAGTTGCACGATGCCACGCTCGACTATCTGGCCCGGTCGCATCCCGACGCCAAGTTGGCCGACAAGTTGATTCGTGATGGACAAGCTCGGCTGCGAAGTGCTGGACGCTATACTCGCGCCAAACCAGCCCCTGGCGAACGGGCCGCGCTGCGCGACGAAGCTCGCGGCATGTTCGACGATGCCCAGCGCATCCAGCGTCAAACGCTCGATCAGATTCTTTCCGGCGCCGATGTCTTGTGCGTTACGCTGACCGGCGTCGACGACGACTTGCTGGCTGGCCGACAGTTCTCGACCGTGGTGATCGACGAAGCTTGTCAGGCCGTCGAACCTGCCTGCTGGATTCCGCTGGCACGCGCCGACAAGGTGATCTTAGCAGGCGACCATTGCCAATTGCCCCCCACGATCTTGTCGCAGCAAGCCGCTTCGGAAGGCTTCGCAGAAAGCATGCAGGAACGGATCGTGCGGCAGGTGCCAGCCACCGCGCGGCTGCTGGCTCGTCAGTACCGGATGCATGGCACGATCATGCAGTTTAGCAGCGACGAGTTTTACGAAGGGCAACTGGAAGCGGACGACTCGGTCGCCGAGCATGACTTGCAGCCGATGCTAAGCGACGCCGTGTACCTCGACCCCAAGCCGTGGCAGTTCTATGACACTGCCGGGGCCGACTTCCAGGAAGAGGAAGATGAGACCAGTTCGAGCCGGCTGAACGATGCTGAGGCCCGGTTTGTGGCTCGCAAAGCTCAGCAGTTGATCGAGGCCGGGATCGCCCCAGCAGACATCTCGGTGATCTCGCCCTATGCCGCCCAGGTGCAGCGACTGCGGAACTTGTTGCCGGCCGGGGTCGAAGCCGACACGGTCGACGGTTTCCAAGGCCGCGAGAACGAAGCGGTGCTGATCTCGCTCGTGCGGTCCAATACGTCGGGAGAAATCGGATTTTTGCTAGACACTCGGCGAATGAATGTCGCTTTGACGCGGGCTCGCCGCAAGCTGATTGTGTTGGGAGATAGCTCGACGATCGGCGGTAACTCCTTTTATGAACGGTTCTTGCAATACACCGAGCTGATCGACGGCTATCACAGTGTATGGGAAGAAATGGAATAA
- a CDS encoding DUF2760 domain-containing protein translates to MRIGLAFKLFFQILFNPEVAQRAEKLSLPAPEEKPTPPPVPAKPKPEKPQRPEGIDALVLLTTLQREARFLDLFQEDLSEYEDAQIGAAVRDVQRDTKATLNRMFGIEPVRSEEEGGRIDLPASIDANEIRLVGNVQNDKPAGGTLVHRGWKATKCDLPKFNGTLAQAQVLNPAEVEV, encoded by the coding sequence ATGCGAATCGGTTTAGCGTTCAAGCTGTTTTTCCAAATCCTGTTCAATCCGGAAGTCGCCCAGCGAGCCGAGAAGCTATCGCTGCCAGCTCCCGAAGAAAAGCCGACCCCGCCACCGGTCCCGGCCAAACCCAAGCCTGAGAAGCCTCAGCGTCCCGAAGGGATCGACGCGTTGGTCTTGCTGACCACACTGCAGCGTGAAGCGCGCTTCCTCGATCTCTTTCAGGAAGATCTCTCGGAATACGAAGACGCCCAGATCGGCGCGGCCGTCCGCGATGTGCAGCGCGATACCAAGGCAACCTTGAATCGCATGTTCGGCATCGAACCGGTCCGCAGTGAAGAGGAGGGGGGGCGTATCGACCTGCCTGCTTCGATCGACGCCAACGAGATCCGCCTGGTCGGCAACGTGCAGAACGATAAGCCTGCCGGCGGCACCCTGGTGCATCGCGGCTGGAAAGCAACGAAGTGCGACCTGCCCAAGTTCAACGGTACGCTGGCCCAGGCCCAGGTTCTCAACCCGGCCGAAGTGGAGGTGTAA